A portion of the Streptomyces sp. YPW6 genome contains these proteins:
- a CDS encoding MGMT family protein: protein MDHLFTVDGRTATPISRTGLAAESLLERQHLQEWVIAHPQVPGESVLVVTAEYDRWADTDGVPARDRLDVLGLDATGRLVVVELKRGTADRDVHLQAITYAALVSRFDLDTLTQAHRDFLSRRGQTLDIGACRQRLLDHVDGEWSPALLQRPRQVIIAADFPKQVTHSVVWLSEMGIDIDLVQVGLWRVEGHIVAGFTKVYPTPEVEEFTLTPTRVEGEAAAKKLQERSRSRNAVHVLVGAGLLPDGTRLLMTPRHGVTEAIRAEIRAWVAQDTGRAAATWTNDTAKPLVWDADGASYSPTGLANHIFTSVTGRTADGIQGTTWWDVDTAHVPADVDPDAWATLAGADLTGLARQLSGTRKDWTGLHTLLSGVPAGRWTTYGDLAAAVGSHAVPIGQHLGTCGRCPNPWRVLTAAGKVSPGFQWPDPSRTDTAASLLIREGVRFDGDTADPDQRLRQDELRHVLDG, encoded by the coding sequence GTGGATCATCTCTTCACCGTGGACGGCCGGACGGCCACGCCGATATCGCGCACCGGGCTCGCCGCCGAGAGCCTGCTGGAGCGTCAGCACCTCCAGGAATGGGTGATCGCCCATCCCCAGGTGCCCGGAGAGTCGGTGCTCGTGGTCACCGCGGAGTACGACCGGTGGGCCGACACCGACGGAGTGCCGGCCCGCGACCGGCTGGACGTGCTCGGGCTGGACGCGACCGGGCGCCTCGTCGTCGTCGAGCTGAAGCGGGGGACGGCCGACCGGGACGTGCACCTCCAGGCGATCACCTACGCCGCCCTGGTGTCCCGCTTCGACCTCGACACCCTCACTCAGGCACACCGCGACTTCCTGTCGCGCAGGGGGCAGACCCTCGACATCGGCGCGTGCAGGCAGCGGCTGCTCGACCACGTGGACGGGGAGTGGAGCCCGGCGTTGCTCCAGCGGCCCCGGCAGGTGATCATCGCCGCCGACTTCCCCAAGCAGGTCACCCACTCCGTCGTCTGGCTTTCGGAGATGGGCATCGACATCGACCTCGTCCAGGTCGGCCTGTGGCGGGTGGAAGGGCATATCGTCGCCGGGTTCACCAAGGTCTATCCGACCCCGGAGGTCGAGGAGTTCACGCTCACCCCGACCCGGGTCGAAGGCGAGGCGGCGGCCAAGAAGCTGCAGGAACGCTCGCGTTCACGCAACGCCGTCCACGTGCTTGTCGGTGCGGGCCTGTTGCCTGATGGGACTAGGCTGCTAATGACACCGCGCCACGGTGTGACGGAAGCGATCCGCGCCGAGATCCGGGCGTGGGTGGCGCAGGACACCGGCCGGGCAGCCGCCACCTGGACCAATGACACCGCCAAGCCACTGGTCTGGGACGCTGACGGAGCCTCCTACTCCCCTACCGGGCTGGCCAACCACATCTTCACGAGCGTGACCGGACGCACCGCCGACGGCATACAGGGAACGACGTGGTGGGACGTGGACACCGCCCATGTGCCCGCCGACGTCGACCCCGACGCATGGGCCACGCTGGCAGGGGCCGACCTCACCGGGCTGGCCAGGCAGCTCAGCGGCACTCGCAAGGACTGGACCGGGCTGCACACTCTGCTGAGCGGTGTCCCGGCTGGGCGATGGACCACCTACGGCGACCTGGCGGCGGCGGTCGGGAGCCATGCCGTCCCCATAGGTCAGCACCTCGGCACCTGCGGTCGATGCCCCAACCCCTGGCGTGTCCTCACGGCCGCCGGGAAGGTCAGCCCCGGCTTCCAGTGGCCCGACCCCTCGCGTACGGACACCGCCGCATCCCTCCTGATCAGGGAAGGCGTGCGCTTCGATGGGGACACCGCCGATCCGGACCAGCGCCTGCGCCAGGACGAGCTCCGACACGTCCTCGACGGCTGA
- a CDS encoding DUF6284 family protein, translated as MKSIAALQAAVTAAAPFDGEPSDAELDAIETEMPLILADVDLLDAQIMTIDRAPTELDERRIRRARRRVLAARRDLANTAAAGEVA; from the coding sequence ATGAAGAGCATCGCAGCACTTCAGGCGGCCGTTACCGCCGCCGCCCCGTTCGACGGTGAGCCGTCGGACGCGGAGCTGGACGCGATCGAGACGGAGATGCCGCTGATCCTGGCGGACGTCGACCTGCTGGACGCGCAGATCATGACCATCGACCGGGCGCCGACGGAGCTGGATGAGCGACGTATCCGGCGGGCCCGCCGGCGGGTGCTGGCCGCTCGCCGCGACCTGGCCAACACCGCCGCCGCCGGGGAGGTGGCGTGA
- a CDS encoding DUF2637 domain-containing protein: protein MNAVQIRSAERALSVGTWLIVGGAMLFSILTVTPLMERHSPQGWEWTAPILPLVVDAAVVIVVRLDSVLAALGGHGGRWPIALRWMTGAMTLALNVADSALKKDLVGAAVHAVAPLLLIVTAETGLAYRRAITTAQSTREAQLKAERAEREQAATERREAQERRVREEREHAAQLAREQREHEALIAREQTAREDAVRREERERAEARERAEREARERREQMREQQQAERERLEREAAQRRELEAREREARERREREREQQQAERERQALLAAGPAVEKQDEVRARATVRAAFDAGLPIRQAAELCGWSVGWATARYQEHRDTTTAAIPDLEGATA from the coding sequence GTGAACGCTGTTCAGATCCGTTCAGCGGAACGCGCCCTGTCGGTCGGCACGTGGCTGATCGTGGGCGGGGCGATGCTGTTCTCCATCCTCACGGTGACCCCGCTGATGGAGCGGCACAGCCCGCAGGGGTGGGAGTGGACGGCCCCGATCCTGCCGCTCGTCGTGGACGCGGCGGTGGTCATCGTGGTCCGCCTGGACTCGGTGCTGGCAGCGTTGGGCGGGCACGGGGGCCGGTGGCCTATCGCTCTGCGGTGGATGACCGGGGCCATGACCCTGGCCCTGAACGTCGCGGATTCCGCGTTGAAGAAGGACCTGGTCGGGGCCGCTGTCCACGCGGTCGCACCGCTCCTTCTGATCGTCACCGCAGAGACCGGGCTCGCCTACCGGCGGGCCATCACCACCGCCCAGAGCACCCGCGAAGCACAGCTCAAGGCCGAGCGGGCCGAGCGCGAGCAGGCCGCCACCGAGCGCCGCGAAGCACAGGAGCGGCGGGTCCGTGAGGAGCGGGAGCACGCGGCCCAGTTGGCGCGTGAACAGCGTGAGCACGAGGCGCTGATCGCCCGTGAACAGACCGCCCGCGAGGACGCGGTACGGCGTGAGGAGCGCGAGCGGGCGGAGGCGCGGGAGCGGGCCGAGCGTGAGGCCCGTGAACGCCGTGAGCAGATGCGTGAACAGCAGCAGGCCGAGCGTGAACGCCTTGAACGCGAGGCCGCCCAGCGCCGCGAGCTGGAGGCACGGGAGCGGGAAGCCCGTGAGCGCCGTGAGCGGGAGCGTGAACAGCAGCAGGCCGAGCGTGAACGCCAGGCGCTGCTGGCCGCCGGCCCCGCCGTGGAGAAGCAGGACGAGGTCCGGGCGCGGGCCACGGTCCGGGCCGCGTTCGACGCCGGGCTGCCCATCCGGCAGGCCGCCGAGCTGTGTGGCTGGTCTGTCGGCTGGGCGACTGCCCGCTACCAGGAACACCGCGACACCACCACCGCCGCCATCCCGGACCTTGAGGGAGCCACCGCATGA
- a CDS encoding GntR family transcriptional regulator, whose protein sequence is MTFTPEPLDPDDNRPPYEQVASSLAAAIRTRRLAPGDKLPSHKNLTDLYGFARATIQRALRDLEDEGLVVSRKGSGVYVRNRTERPAGLRPYVEQAFASPNVSIDFAGFSSETLHGALQEPIDKIRVGRLTPTSINIRILVPDMAVPQAAPVRRSDGADDPRLRARMHDMMVGFTRSISNAVGELQHLGLVQEAAVSVRIHSGTQFFKLYVINQGDAFFGYYPIRPNKVSAGGEAIDIYDLVGADAALFHYSTNEGDGTSGAQQVEQARLWFESVWSTIGRDFDPYGV, encoded by the coding sequence ATGACTTTCACGCCCGAACCGCTGGACCCGGACGACAACCGTCCGCCCTACGAGCAGGTCGCGAGCAGCCTTGCCGCAGCCATTCGGACGAGGAGGCTCGCCCCTGGCGACAAGCTGCCGTCGCATAAGAACCTCACCGATCTGTATGGGTTCGCCAGGGCGACGATTCAGCGCGCACTGCGGGACCTGGAGGATGAGGGGCTGGTCGTCTCCCGCAAGGGAAGCGGTGTGTACGTCCGTAACCGGACCGAGCGGCCGGCCGGTTTGCGGCCCTACGTCGAGCAGGCTTTCGCTAGCCCGAACGTCTCAATCGACTTCGCGGGTTTCTCCAGCGAGACGCTGCATGGAGCCCTACAGGAACCGATCGACAAGATCCGGGTCGGCCGCCTGACGCCGACCAGCATCAACATCCGAATCCTGGTGCCGGACATGGCCGTGCCTCAGGCTGCCCCGGTACGTCGGAGTGACGGCGCTGACGACCCCCGTCTCCGAGCCCGCATGCACGACATGATGGTCGGCTTCACCCGAAGCATCTCCAACGCCGTGGGGGAACTTCAGCACCTCGGTCTGGTCCAAGAGGCCGCTGTCAGCGTGCGGATTCACAGCGGAACGCAGTTCTTCAAGCTCTACGTCATCAACCAGGGAGACGCGTTCTTCGGGTACTACCCCATCCGCCCGAACAAGGTGTCCGCAGGAGGGGAAGCGATCGACATCTACGACCTGGTGGGCGCAGACGCCGCGCTGTTCCACTACTCGACCAACGAGGGAGACGGGACCAGCGGCGCACAGCAAGTCGAACAGGCGCGCCTCTGGTTCGAGAGCGTCTGGAGCACCATTGGAAGGGACTTCGACCCCTATGGCGTCTGA
- a CDS encoding cation:proton antiporter: protein MPHEIYLAAVADKNLALVLKVLPAIVVIMLASAVCGRLALLVKQPRVLGEMIAGVLLGPTFFGALFPDAQKAVFPVEVKPVLYVLSTIGLTVFMFLVGAGMDHGSASGAKQGRQAAILATSGVVPSLLLGAGAGYLLYDRLSRSDVSELEFAFFIGGALSITAFPMLARILYERRLQNTVLGRMTLLGASVDDAAAWCFLAVLSAVHAKAGVWHAFRTIGLAALFAAFMLLVVSKWLRPLGNSVERTGNFGFDQMYLVMGIVVLAGYFTDYIGIYSVFGGFVAGLAMPRNPAFREALLSRMMDFVCVLLLPIFFAFSGLNTRLNGLVGWGMALPFLLILAAGFAGKYFGCAFAMKAAGFSWRESYAVGGLMNARGLMILIFINVGLAQEMITQDVFSLLVLVAVLTTAAAMPLYRWALPERIEKQLGAADGTQTGPSSVTAAGPDQDIPVPGHRSPAGFPAG from the coding sequence GTGCCGCACGAAATCTATTTGGCGGCTGTCGCCGACAAGAACCTGGCGCTGGTGCTGAAAGTTCTGCCTGCGATCGTCGTCATCATGCTGGCGTCGGCGGTGTGCGGTCGTCTCGCCCTGCTGGTGAAGCAGCCCCGTGTGCTGGGGGAGATGATCGCAGGCGTTCTGCTCGGCCCCACGTTCTTCGGCGCGCTCTTCCCGGATGCCCAGAAAGCCGTCTTCCCGGTCGAAGTGAAGCCGGTCCTCTACGTATTGAGCACGATCGGGCTGACCGTCTTCATGTTCCTCGTCGGAGCGGGCATGGACCACGGATCGGCCTCCGGGGCGAAGCAGGGAAGACAGGCGGCGATACTCGCGACCTCGGGCGTGGTGCCCTCGCTCCTCCTGGGGGCCGGAGCCGGCTACCTGCTCTACGACCGCCTGTCGCGTTCCGACGTGAGTGAGCTCGAGTTCGCCTTCTTCATCGGCGGGGCCCTCTCGATCACGGCCTTCCCCATGCTGGCCCGGATCCTCTACGAACGCCGTCTGCAGAACACGGTGCTCGGTCGGATGACGCTGCTCGGCGCTTCGGTCGACGACGCCGCGGCGTGGTGCTTCCTGGCCGTACTGAGCGCGGTGCACGCCAAGGCCGGCGTGTGGCACGCGTTCCGGACCATCGGGCTCGCGGCCCTGTTCGCGGCGTTCATGCTCCTGGTCGTGTCCAAGTGGCTCCGTCCGCTGGGCAACTCCGTCGAGAGGACCGGAAACTTCGGATTCGACCAGATGTACCTGGTGATGGGCATCGTGGTCCTGGCGGGCTACTTCACCGACTACATCGGGATCTACTCGGTCTTCGGCGGCTTCGTCGCGGGTCTGGCGATGCCGCGGAACCCGGCGTTCCGTGAGGCGCTGCTCAGCCGGATGATGGATTTCGTCTGTGTGCTCCTCCTGCCCATCTTCTTCGCCTTCTCCGGGCTGAACACGCGGCTGAACGGTCTGGTGGGGTGGGGGATGGCGCTCCCGTTCCTGTTGATCCTGGCAGCCGGCTTCGCGGGGAAGTACTTCGGCTGCGCGTTCGCGATGAAGGCGGCCGGGTTCTCCTGGCGCGAGTCCTACGCCGTCGGCGGCCTCATGAACGCGCGCGGCCTGATGATCCTCATCTTCATCAACGTCGGACTGGCGCAGGAAATGATCACGCAGGACGTCTTCTCGCTCCTGGTGCTCGTCGCGGTACTCACCACGGCCGCGGCGATGCCGCTGTACCGGTGGGCGCTGCCCGAGCGGATCGAGAAGCAGCTGGGCGCCGCGGACGGAACGCAGACCGGGCCGTCGTCCGTCACCGCCGCAGGGCCGGACCAGGACATCCCGGTGCCCGGACACCGGTCCCCGGCCGGGTTCCCCGCCGGCTGA
- the metG gene encoding methionine--tRNA ligase — MARHLVTSALPYINGIKHLGNMVGSMLPADVYSRYLRQRGHDVLYICATDEHGTPAELAAKEAGLSVAEFCAQAHDAQKAVYDGFELAFDHFGRSSSQQNVEITQHFARKLHENGFIEERAIRQVYSPVDGRFLPDRYVEGTCPHCGYDKARGDQCENCTRVLDPTDLLDPRSAISGSTELEVRETKHLFLLQSKLQHEVEAWVARHEADWPQLSSSIARKWLTEGLHDRAITRDLDWGVPVPADTWPELAAEGKVFYVWFDAPIEYIGATKEWADAAPDSERRDWKSWWYEADDTVRYTQFMAKDNVPFHTVMFPATELGVREPWKKVDVVKGFNWLTYYGGKFSTSQKRGIFTDAALETLPADYWRYFLIANAPESDDSSFTWEHFTATVNKDLADTLGNLVNRVLSFSRKRFGDEVPGGHTAGEAEAKLGEEIARLLGEYEEQMEALQFRKAAAALRALWSAGNSYLEEKAPWLEIKTDADGAALTLRTAMNLIHLYAVVSEPFIPASAAAMRGAFALTADTATWVTAEEAKSLASIPAGTPFTVPPVLFAKITEEDLESYRERFGGSEA; from the coding sequence ATGGCTCGACACCTGGTAACCAGCGCGCTTCCCTACATCAACGGGATCAAGCACCTGGGCAACATGGTCGGGTCGATGCTTCCGGCGGACGTGTACTCCCGGTACCTCCGCCAGCGTGGTCACGACGTCCTCTACATCTGCGCCACGGACGAGCACGGCACGCCGGCCGAGCTGGCCGCCAAGGAGGCCGGACTCTCGGTCGCGGAGTTCTGCGCGCAGGCCCACGACGCGCAGAAGGCCGTGTACGACGGCTTCGAGCTGGCCTTCGACCACTTCGGCCGCAGCTCCTCGCAGCAGAACGTCGAGATCACCCAGCACTTCGCGCGCAAGCTGCACGAGAACGGCTTCATCGAGGAGCGCGCGATCCGGCAGGTGTACTCGCCGGTCGACGGCCGGTTCCTCCCCGACCGGTACGTCGAGGGGACCTGCCCGCACTGCGGTTACGACAAGGCGCGTGGCGACCAGTGCGAGAACTGCACGCGCGTCCTGGACCCGACCGACCTGCTGGACCCGCGCTCGGCGATCAGCGGCTCCACGGAGCTGGAGGTCCGCGAGACCAAGCACCTCTTCCTGCTCCAGTCGAAGCTGCAGCACGAGGTCGAGGCGTGGGTGGCGCGGCACGAGGCCGACTGGCCGCAGCTGTCCTCCTCCATCGCCCGCAAGTGGCTGACCGAGGGCCTGCACGACCGGGCGATCACCCGCGACCTGGACTGGGGCGTGCCCGTCCCGGCGGACACCTGGCCGGAGCTGGCGGCCGAGGGCAAGGTCTTCTACGTCTGGTTCGACGCCCCGATCGAGTACATCGGCGCGACGAAGGAGTGGGCGGACGCCGCCCCGGACAGCGAGAGGCGCGACTGGAAGTCCTGGTGGTACGAGGCCGACGACACCGTCCGCTACACCCAGTTCATGGCGAAGGACAACGTCCCGTTCCACACGGTGATGTTCCCCGCCACCGAGCTCGGCGTGCGCGAGCCGTGGAAGAAGGTCGACGTCGTCAAGGGCTTCAACTGGCTGACGTACTACGGCGGGAAGTTCTCCACCTCCCAGAAGCGCGGCATCTTCACCGACGCCGCCCTGGAGACGCTCCCGGCCGACTACTGGCGCTACTTCCTGATCGCCAACGCCCCCGAGTCGGACGACTCCTCCTTCACCTGGGAGCACTTCACCGCCACCGTCAACAAGGACTTGGCCGACACCCTCGGCAACTTGGTCAACCGCGTCCTGTCCTTCTCCCGCAAGCGCTTCGGCGACGAGGTCCCGGGCGGGCACACCGCCGGCGAGGCGGAGGCGAAGCTGGGCGAGGAGATCGCACGACTGCTCGGCGAGTACGAGGAGCAGATGGAGGCGCTCCAGTTCCGCAAGGCCGCCGCCGCACTGCGTGCCCTGTGGTCCGCGGGCAACTCCTACCTGGAGGAGAAGGCACCCTGGCTGGAGATCAAGACCGACGCCGACGGCGCCGCACTGACGCTGCGCACGGCGATGAACCTGATCCACTTGTACGCGGTCGTCTCCGAACCCTTCATCCCGGCCTCGGCGGCCGCCATGCGGGGCGCCTTCGCCCTGACCGCCGACACCGCGACCTGGGTGACGGCCGAAGAGGCGAAGTCCCTGGCCTCGATCCCGGCCGGCACCCCGTTCACGGTCCCGCCGGTGCTCTTCGCGAAGATCACGGAGGAGGACCTGGAGTCCTACCGGGAGCGCTTCGGCGGATCCGAGGCCTGA
- a CDS encoding DUF6303 family protein: protein MTLLPEARMVLDASGTWKLFVLTGYEPREWPVHGFHRAEPVPTVPERDAVLAALGYAARDGAEWKWDATPAPRRRLFAKIPVCPVADRSAVTSSGGAA, encoded by the coding sequence ATGACGCTGCTGCCCGAGGCCCGCATGGTCCTGGACGCGTCCGGGACCTGGAAGCTGTTCGTCCTGACCGGCTACGAGCCGCGAGAGTGGCCGGTCCACGGCTTCCACCGCGCCGAGCCCGTCCCGACCGTCCCCGAGCGCGACGCGGTCCTGGCCGCTCTCGGCTACGCGGCCCGGGACGGGGCGGAGTGGAAGTGGGACGCCACCCCCGCACCCCGGCGGCGGCTGTTCGCCAAGATCCCCGTGTGCCCGGTGGCCGACCGTTCCGCGGTGACGTCGTCGGGCGGTGCGGCATGA
- a CDS encoding putative quinol monooxygenase produces the protein MRETVIRTDDGTVAMINVFDVEPERQQELAEVLSEGAEKHIRHRPGCVSVNILCSNDGKRLIYFAQWRSKADIKATMSDPDCQVYRDKAAELARPDAHAYSVFAVHHPEPDTLG, from the coding sequence ATGAGGGAAACCGTCATCCGCACCGACGACGGGACCGTCGCCATGATCAACGTGTTCGACGTCGAGCCCGAACGCCAGCAGGAGCTCGCCGAGGTGCTGAGCGAGGGCGCGGAGAAGCACATCCGGCACCGGCCGGGGTGCGTCTCGGTGAACATCCTCTGCAGCAACGACGGCAAGCGGCTCATCTACTTCGCCCAGTGGCGGAGCAAGGCGGACATCAAAGCGACCATGTCGGACCCCGACTGCCAGGTCTACCGGGACAAGGCGGCGGAACTCGCCAGGCCCGACGCACACGCGTACTCGGTTTTCGCCGTGCACCACCCGGAGCCGGACACCCTGGGCTGA
- a CDS encoding HAD family hydrolase — MASESLAATVAATSGVLFDFDGPVCDVFAGHPAPGVARELAAMLAEIDATVGKRALETDDPMEVLRLAPRVGEAAVRRIEEALTSAEVSAVKAAGAPVTGAMDSLRAAHASGRRVAIVSNNSAACVREFLALHSLDRFVHQVIGRSPNRPDLMKPSPFSLERAAKDLGVKASACTLIGDSTTDIEAAARAGSMAIGFANKPGKEASLAAAGARTIVTAMATVAEALLTPPLAR, encoded by the coding sequence ATGGCGTCTGAGAGCCTCGCCGCGACCGTCGCCGCTACCAGCGGCGTGCTTTTCGACTTCGACGGGCCTGTCTGCGATGTGTTCGCTGGGCACCCCGCACCTGGTGTTGCACGAGAACTGGCCGCCATGCTCGCCGAGATCGACGCGACGGTTGGCAAACGGGCCCTCGAAACGGACGACCCGATGGAGGTGCTGCGATTGGCACCCCGCGTCGGCGAGGCTGCCGTGCGCCGAATCGAAGAAGCACTCACGTCGGCGGAAGTTTCGGCGGTGAAGGCTGCGGGTGCCCCCGTCACGGGCGCAATGGACTCCCTTCGTGCGGCCCACGCGTCCGGCCGAAGAGTCGCGATCGTGAGCAACAACTCGGCGGCGTGCGTGAGGGAATTCCTAGCACTTCACAGCCTCGATCGATTCGTTCACCAAGTGATCGGCCGTTCCCCGAACCGCCCTGACCTCATGAAACCCTCGCCGTTCTCTCTCGAAAGAGCTGCCAAGGACCTTGGCGTCAAAGCGAGCGCCTGCACGCTGATCGGTGATTCCACTACCGACATCGAGGCCGCCGCGCGGGCGGGCTCCATGGCGATCGGCTTCGCCAACAAGCCAGGCAAAGAGGCAAGCCTCGCCGCCGCGGGGGCTAGGACGATCGTCACGGCCATGGCTACCGTCGCTGAGGCCCTTCTGACGCCGCCCCTTGCGCGTTGA
- a CDS encoding response regulator transcription factor, which yields MIDGEALFREGLCRLLADAPEISVVGDTGGMTEALSLVTGCSPHVVLLGIRDADGVATAVRRLRQAAPQAAVVVLGAHAPFGLVQELLGVGVRGYLLRTASGQEVIATVRACRDSHSRVFLSVPPEALIDTTGQSSGVRLTEREREVLDLTACAMSNAQIAASLGLSEPTVKRHLRNIFGKLGAVSRIDAVNKARAASLISVRRPAEFF from the coding sequence GTGATCGACGGCGAGGCCCTCTTCCGGGAAGGACTCTGCAGGCTGTTGGCCGACGCCCCGGAGATCTCGGTCGTGGGCGACACCGGTGGCATGACAGAGGCGCTCTCCCTGGTCACCGGCTGCAGCCCGCACGTCGTCCTGCTCGGAATCCGGGACGCCGACGGCGTGGCGACGGCGGTGCGACGCCTCCGGCAGGCGGCGCCCCAGGCCGCCGTGGTGGTGCTGGGCGCTCACGCCCCGTTCGGTCTCGTACAGGAGCTGCTCGGCGTCGGAGTGCGCGGTTATCTCCTGCGGACCGCATCGGGACAGGAAGTGATCGCCACCGTGCGCGCCTGCCGTGACAGCCACAGCCGGGTCTTCCTCTCCGTTCCGCCCGAGGCGCTGATCGACACCACGGGGCAGAGCAGCGGCGTCCGGCTGACCGAGCGGGAACGGGAGGTGCTCGACCTGACCGCCTGCGCGATGAGCAACGCGCAGATCGCCGCTTCACTCGGACTGTCGGAGCCCACGGTGAAGCGGCACCTGCGCAACATCTTCGGCAAGCTCGGCGCCGTCTCACGCATCGACGCGGTCAACAAGGCCAGAGCGGCCTCCCTGATCTCCGTCCGAAGACCCGCCGAGTTCTTCTGA
- a CDS encoding MFS transporter, which yields MSSQSVHPTNSARPSPGDPPGSTEPASGRSNGLLLLGLSLGYFMVMLDTTVVTVALPAIGEDLSGSLSGLQWVSNGYTLTFAALLLTAGALSDRYGGRKVFLTGLWLFAAFSGVSAVAGSMGALIALRALLGVAGALLLPTSLAIIAHAYTDPPARARAMGTWAAISGTALAAGPLVGGVLTDVLGWQSIFLLNVPVALVSIAITMKHAPASPPKPSKGVDLPGQVAAVLALAGLTYALIESQPEGWGSPQVLGGFAVFVVAGALFLFAERREETETHAPMLPMSMFLNRTLSAGLFAGLLVNFGLSGVLFILSLFFQEAHGYSAFTAGLAFLPLTLPTAFNPIFTGRLVGRIGARKPAIAGFLLMGAGVLIQSTATSDSTLSLVVMCVGLAILGFGVSFAIPPLMTAVVGSVAKEQSGIASGALNSARQTGAVLGVAVLGAVIGGATSVASGTRVALVVAGVVLLAGAGVVAACIGRAARTDV from the coding sequence ATGTCCAGCCAGTCAGTCCACCCGACGAACTCCGCCCGGCCGTCTCCCGGAGACCCACCCGGAAGTACGGAACCCGCCTCCGGCCGCTCGAACGGCCTGCTGCTTCTGGGACTGTCCCTCGGCTACTTCATGGTGATGCTGGACACCACCGTCGTCACGGTGGCCCTGCCCGCCATCGGCGAGGACCTGTCGGGTTCGCTCAGCGGACTGCAGTGGGTGTCCAACGGGTACACGCTCACCTTCGCCGCCCTGCTCCTCACCGCCGGGGCGCTCTCCGACCGCTACGGCGGCCGGAAGGTCTTCCTGACCGGCCTGTGGCTTTTCGCCGCCTTCTCCGGCGTGTCGGCGGTGGCCGGCTCCATGGGCGCGCTGATCGCCCTGCGGGCCCTGCTCGGAGTGGCCGGAGCCCTGCTCCTGCCCACGTCACTCGCGATCATCGCGCACGCCTACACCGATCCGCCGGCTCGCGCGCGTGCCATGGGCACGTGGGCCGCGATCAGCGGTACCGCGCTCGCGGCGGGTCCGCTGGTCGGCGGCGTGCTCACCGACGTGCTCGGCTGGCAGTCCATCTTCCTGCTCAACGTCCCGGTCGCGCTCGTCAGCATCGCCATCACCATGAAGCACGCGCCTGCCAGCCCGCCCAAGCCGTCCAAGGGAGTCGATCTGCCAGGGCAGGTCGCCGCGGTTCTGGCCCTCGCCGGCCTGACGTACGCGCTCATCGAGAGCCAGCCCGAGGGCTGGGGATCACCCCAGGTTCTCGGCGGCTTCGCGGTGTTCGTGGTGGCGGGGGCGCTGTTCCTGTTCGCCGAGCGCCGCGAGGAGACAGAGACCCACGCCCCGATGCTGCCGATGTCCATGTTCCTCAACCGGACGCTCTCCGCGGGACTGTTCGCCGGTCTCCTGGTGAACTTCGGACTCTCCGGCGTGCTCTTCATCCTGTCCCTGTTCTTCCAGGAGGCGCACGGCTACTCGGCCTTCACCGCGGGTCTCGCCTTCCTGCCGCTCACACTGCCGACGGCCTTCAACCCGATCTTCACCGGTCGCCTCGTGGGCAGGATCGGCGCCCGCAAGCCCGCCATCGCCGGATTCCTGCTGATGGGCGCCGGCGTGCTGATCCAGTCGACGGCCACCTCGGACTCCACCCTCTCGCTCGTGGTGATGTGCGTCGGCCTGGCGATCCTGGGGTTCGGCGTCTCCTTCGCGATCCCGCCGCTGATGACCGCGGTCGTGGGCTCGGTCGCCAAGGAGCAGTCCGGCATCGCCTCCGGTGCGCTGAACTCGGCGCGCCAGACCGGCGCCGTCCTGGGCGTCGCCGTTCTGGGAGCGGTGATCGGCGGCGCGACGTCGGTCGCCTCCGGCACCCGCGTCGCGCTGGTGGTGGCGGGTGTCGTCCTGCTCGCCGGCGCGGGAGTGGTCGCCGCCTGCATCGGCCGTGCCGCACGGACGGACGTGTGA